Proteins co-encoded in one Arachis hypogaea cultivar Tifrunner chromosome 11, arahy.Tifrunner.gnm2.J5K5, whole genome shotgun sequence genomic window:
- the LOC112719807 gene encoding uncharacterized protein produces MGSESRNGDGYGGGEAALPAAVKKVVQSVKEILNFCSEQEIYAVLRECDMDPNRAVERLLAQDTFHEVRSKRERRKEGKEALDSRTRGSNGGLGRAGKTGNGSDRSVTNNELTHLNYNGHVKPVNKEDVGSIGTSVTSSTNHVVGRGSRSDSFSADTGSSSLGTSDSISVFAQVSSGLQTSLLGVSKAHLTMADIVRMGRTSQNVSHDDCTASGVSASGNSETMLNLDSQSHSEQQPFHDKWHVNEQPTTSSSQAPTVFASLNANGPSKQSSLCDTVVSVCGNSELDSSQGAWGDCASDDVMCSKTKLESHSNSNSKDTCSSDLHHSQGHEDVLLAASDFKGLSIRESKVEMPLSGDNPTVVLPNDVHLQALADTCSHLSFGKFNASSNTASSVIPTPNLPRNGLEEKSAAIDSSLVQFSDASSVQHGGKQLEFEAVRGSTGDKNDNFLSSPQQELLKHIIPEETFGHEYNVVASVSDPNWQNSRWVTPSLPLKQPGLQSGSHYNFPREMLDESNSSPGDMFTFIGSQSQPGGYNSSLLSTSNNGNSISGLNESNLIPGDMLALLRSEQPVRYNSSVLSLSNTPNSISDVMEPGMFDLPKRSALSHDPTVQSSVQFQQFPNMEGYSSLPRDQSYITAINSQQPFSGNPRYNQSALDMKYNLHQDRNELLMNRLPPAAARETYGYGNHGSSFYGPRNVLPNSSLGYTMPQSNLDDILPSQYGNGGRNISSIQQNGSLSQQDYGAAPRASFRTERTEYNFMRQQQQQQNLAPVSQYVNPGYSDPYHSQKQVAEELQQAGGLQGLSPQQLQQLWRYIH; encoded by the exons ATGGGGAGCGAGAGCAGGAACGGTGACGGTTACGGCGGTGGAGAGGCGGCGCTGCCGGCGGCGGTAAAGAAGGTTGTTCAGAGTGTGAAGGAGATTTTGAACTTTTGCTCCGAGCAAGAGATCTACGCTGTGCTTAGGGAATGTGACATGGACCCTAACCGCGCCGTCGAAAGGCTTCTTGCTCaag ATACTTTTCATGAGGTTAGAAGCAAAcgtgaaagaagaaaagag GGGAAGGAGGCATTGGATTCAAGGACAAGGGGTAGTAATGGTGGGCTGGGTCGGGCAGGCAAAACCGGCAATGGCAGTGATCGTAGTGTTACCAATAATGAGTTGACACATTTGAATTATAATG GACACGTCAAACCTGTTAACAAGGAAGATGTTGGGTCTATTGGTACGTCAGTTACGTCATCCACAAATCATGTCGTGGGAAGAGGTTCTAGAAG CGATTCTTTTAGTGCTGATACTGGAAGTTCGTCATTGGGAACAAGCGACTCCATATCAGTTTTTGCCCAAGTTTCTTCAGGACTTCAAACCTCACTGCTAGGAGTGAGCAAAGCACATCTTACTATGGCAGACATTGTAAGAATGGGTAGAACATCCCAAAATGTTTCACATGACGATTGTACTGCCTCAGGAGTTTCTGCATCTGGAAATTCAGAGACAATGCTAAATCTGGACAGTCAAAGTCATTCTGAGCAGCAACCTTTTCATGACAAGTGGCATGTAAATGAACAGCCAACTACCAGCAGTTCTCAAGCACCAACCGTATTTGCCTCTTTAAATGCTAATGGGCCTTCTAAGCAGAGTAGCTTGTGTGATACAGTAGTTAGTGTGTGCGGGAACTCTGAATTAGATTCATCCCAAGGTGCATGGGGGGATTGTGCTAGTGATGATGTTATGTGCAGCAAAACTAAACTAGAATCTCATTCAAACTCTAACTCAAAGGATACTTGTTCCTCTGATTTACATCATTCTCAGGGGCATGAAG ATGTGTTATTGGCAGCTTCAGATTTCAAGGGGCTAAGCATAAGAGAATCTAAAGTGGAAATGCCATTATCTGGAGATAATCCTACAGTGGTTCTTCCAAATGATGTACATTTACAAGCTTTGGCTGATACATGCTCACATTTGAGTTTTGGAAAATTTAATGCCAGCAGTAATACTGCATCTTCTGTGATTCCTACACCTAATCTTCCTAGAAATGGATTGGAAGAGAAGTCTGCAGCTATTGATAGTTCCTTGGTTCAGTTCTCAGACGCCAG TTCTGTACAACATGGTGGTAAGCAACTTGAATTTGAGGCTGTTAGAGGATCAACAGGTGATAAGAATGATAACTTCCTTTCATCTCCTCAGCAAGAGCTTCTGAAGCATATTATTCCAGAGGAAACTTTTGGGCATGAATACAACGTGGTGGCATCTGTATCAGATCCCAATTGGCAAAATTCTCGCTGGGTGACTCCTTCCTTGCCTTTGAAGCAGCCAGGCTTGCAGAGTGGAAGTCATTATAATTTTCCAAGAGAAATG CTTGATGAATCAAATTCGAGTCCTGGTGATATGTTCACATTCATCGGGTCACAATCACAACCTGGAGGATACAATAGTTCACTGTTGTCCACAAGCAATAATGGCAATTCCATATCTGGG CTTAATGAATCAAATTTGATTCCTGGTGATATGTTGGCATTACTAAGATCTGAACAACCTGTACGATACAACAGCTCAGTGTTGTCCCTAAGCAATACTCCCAACTCCATATCTGAT GTCATGGAACCTGGCATGTTCGATCTACCTAAAAGATCTGCACTTTCCCACGATCCTACGGTGCAATCCTCAGTACAGTTCCAGCAATTCCCCAACATGGAAGGATATTCTTCATTGCCCCGTGATCAATCATACATAACAGCCATCAATTCACAGCAACCATTTTCAGGCAATCCTCGATATAACCAATCTGCTTTGGACATGAAGTACAACCTTCATCAAGACAGAAATGAACTACTAATGAATAGATTGCCTCCTGCCGCTGCCAGAGAAACCTATGGTTATGGAAATCATGGCTCTTCCTTTTATGGTCCTAGAAATGTTTTGCCAAATTCATCTCTTGGTTATACAATGCCTCAGAGTAACTTAGATGATATTTTACCTTCTCAATATGGCAACGGTGGGCGTAACATTAGCTCTATTCAACAG AACGGTAGCTTATCTCAACAGGATTATGGGGCCGCGCCAAGAGCTTCATTTCGAACTGAGAGGACCGAGTATAACTTCATgaggcagcagcagcagcaacaaaaTTTGGCGCCAGTGTCTCAATATGTAAATCCCGGATATTCTGACCCTTATCATTCTCAGAAACAGGTTGCGGAAGAACTTCAGCAGGCAGGTGGTTTACAAGGTTTGTCACCCCAGCAGTTGCAGCAACTATGGAGATACATTCACTAA
- the LOC112719810 gene encoding probable receptor-like protein kinase At2g42960 — MSGNHSLKVELSKTTALLGLRLWVLIGIGVGAFIVLILCILPVWVTFRRKSRRSLDKIPMSQIPNVSKDIKVDKVGVLNCHDQAESVYIPVHDKASDNNNSEKLLVHLGMSKSSDADNISQCSSIFHHERGFSSMSGEEGSSSTFKKQSALGMVTASPLIGLPEVSHLGWGHWFTLRDLELATNRFSAENVIGEGGYGVVYRGRLINGSEVAVKRLLNNLGQAEKEFRVEVEAIGHVRHKNLVRLLGYCIEGVHRLLVYEYVNNGNLEQWLHGAMSQHGILTWEARMKVILGTAKALAYLHEAIEPKVVHRDIKSSNILIDSEFNAKVSDFGLAKLLDSGESHITTRVMGTFGYVAPEYANTGMLNERSDIYSFGVVLLEVVTGRDPVDYSRSANEVNLVEWLKIMVGTRRAEEVVDSSLEVKPSMRVLKRALLVALRCVDPDADKRPKMSQVVRMLEADEYPFRQDRRTRKSRTGSMEIESVKDNSGPSDAEMVKGPESNVLETSQQ, encoded by the exons ATGTCTGGCAACCATTCTTTAAAGGTTGAATTGTCGAAGACGACGGCATTATTGGGTTTGAGGCTGTGGGTTTTGATTGGGATAGGTGTTGGTGCATTCATAGTTCTAATTCTTTGTATATTACCTGTATGGGTGACATTTCGGAGAAAGTCGAGGAGATCTCTGGACAAGATCCCCATGTCTCAAATTCCAAATGTCTCGAAAGATATCAAGGTTGACAAGGTTGGGGTGCTGAATTGTCATGATCAAGCTGAAAGTGTATATATTCCTGTTCATGACAAGGCAAGTGATAATAATAATTCAGAAAAGTTGTTAGTTCATTTGGGAATGAGCAAATCCAGTGATGCAGATAATATCAGCCAATGCAGCTCGATTTTTCATCACGAGAGAGGGTTTAGTTCGATGTCCGGTGAAGAAGGAAGCTCCAGCACATTTAAGAAGCAGTCTGCATTGGGGATGGTAACTGCATCACCTCTAATTGGTTTGCCCGAGGTTTCTCATCTTGGATGGGGCCACTGGTTCACCCTTAGAGATCTCGAACTTGCAACCAATCGTTTCTCGGCTGAGAATGTGATTGGTGAGGGTGGATATGGAGTTGTTTACAGGGGAAGGCTAATCAATGGGTCTGAGGTGGCAGTGAAGAGACTTCTTAACAACTT gggacaagcagagaaaGAATTCAGGGTTGAAGTGGAAGCTATAGGCCATGTTAGACATAAAAATCTTGTGCGGTTGCTTGGATATTGCATAGAAGGAGTACATAG GTTGCTAGTGTATGAATATGTGAACAATGGTAATTTAGAACAATGGTTACATGGAGCTATGAGTCAACATGGAATACTTACCTGGGAAGCTCGTATGAAGGTTATACTCGGCACAGCCAAAGC GCTTGCTTATTTACACGAAGCAATCGAACCAAAAGTTGTTCACCGGGATATAAAGTCTAGCAACATATTGATTGATAGTGAGTTCAATGCGAAGGTTTCTGATTTTGGTTTGGCCAAACTTTTGGACTCAGGGGAAAGTCACATAACTACTAGAGTAATGGGAACATTCGG TTATGTGGCACCAGAATATGCTAACACCGGCATGTTAAATGAAAGAAGCGACATTTACAGCTTCGGTGTTGTCTTGCTAGAAGTGGTTACCGGAAGGGACCCGGTTGACTATTCCCGTTCCGCGAATGAG GTGAATCTTGTTGAGTGGCTCAAGATCATGGTGGGAACAAGGAGGGCCGAGGAAGTTGTGGATTCTAGCCTCGAAGTGAAACCATCGATGCGTGTCCTAAAGCGTGCCCTTCTGGTCGCGCTTAGGTGTGTCGATCCTGATGCCGACAAGAGACCTAAAATGAGTCAGGTTGTGAGGATGCTTGAAGCAGACGAGTATCCGTTCCGACAG GATCGAAGAACTAGAAAGAGCCGCACCGGCAGCATGGAAATCGAATCTGTGAAGGATAATTCCGGTCCATCGGATGCCGAAATGGTGAAGGGTCCTGAAAGCAATGTGCTTGAGACATCCCAACAATAG
- the LOC112719811 gene encoding uncharacterized protein, translated as MVLLSGNNKSVSQQTNDERSKAQGVTAIHNSQGNKSTDGGRMQSSFDTSMNKGMTIMDEFKYGFPSQGLSTTSNKWWGSSDHDDSAGTSGSRAECKIEESAAGEAEKVASETGNAGSSEIPQGAALLMTVRKRAAEEGREALKLGVFQRYGVNKLGKREKTLLRRIFRSSLPSSWIPDL; from the exons ATGGTCTTGCTAAGTGGCAATAACAAAAG TGTTTCGCAACAAACCAATGATGAGAGATCCAAAGCACAAGGCGTTACAGCGATTCACAATTCGCAAGGAAACAAGAGCACTGATGGTGGCCGAATGCAGAGTTCGTTCGACACAAGCATGAATAAAGGAATGACAATAATGGATGAATTCAAATATGGGTTTCCATCACAAGGCTTGTCAACTACTTCAAATAAATGGTGGGGAAGTAGTGATCATGATGACAGTGCAGGCACCAGTGGAAGCCGAGCCGAGTGTAAAATTGAAGAAAGTGCCGCCGGGGAAGCAGAAAAGGTGGCATCTGAAACTGGAAATGCTGGAAGCAGCGAAATTCCTCAAGGAGCGGCTTTGCTGATGACCGTGCGCAAAAGAGCTgcagaagaaggaagagaagcgcTCAAGTTAGGCGTTTTCCAACGCTATGGTGTAAACAAGCtaggaaaaagggagaaaacgcTGCTTCGCCGAATATTCAGATCTTCATTGCCAAGTTCTTGGATACCTGATTTGTAA